The DNA sequence GCTGGAGCTGCTGCGCTCCATGGGCGTAGAGGTCAAGCTGGAGGTGACGGTCAAGGAGGTCACCGAGCACAAGGTGGCGCTGACCGACGGCCGGGTGCTGCCCTGCCGAACCGTCATCTGGACCGCCGGCACTTCGCCGAGCCCGCTGATGGGTTCCCTGGGGGCCGAGACCGACCGCGGCAAGCTCGTGGTGGGCGCCGACCTCGCGGTACCCGAGCACCCCGACGTGTTCGCGTTGGGCGACGCCGCGGCCGTGCCCGACCTCAGCAAGGACGAGAGCGGCGCCGTATGCCCGCCCACGGCCCAGTACGCCGAGCGGCAGGGCACGGTGGCCGCCGAGAACGCGATCGCCTCGCTGACCGGCCGGCCCAAGCGCACGTTCCTGCACAAGGACCTCGGCCTGGTGGTCGATCTGAGCGGGCGCGACGCGGTGGCCCGACCGCTGGGCTACGACCTCTCCGGACTCCCCGCGTTCGCGGTGACCCGCGGCTACCACCTGTGGTCGCTGCCCTCCAACCCGGCCCGCGCGCGGGTGGCGGCCAACTGGATGATCCGTGCGGTGACCGGCGGCGAGGTGTCGCGGCTGGGCTTCCACCGCGGCAAGCCGTCGACCTTCGTCGACCTGGAGGCCGCCCACTACCTGGACCCCGAAGACTCCCGCAAGGAGAGCGCGCGCCTGCTGGACACGGCCGCCGCGGCCCAGGAGTAGCGGGACGGAGCAGGCCCGGCAGGCCGGGCGGGCCGGCGCGCGTGCGGCGGCTGCGGCGCGGGGCGGGGCGTCGGCCGTCCGTGCCGGTGCGAACGGCCGACGCCGCCGACCCGGCGGCGCTCAGCGCGCGATCTCGTACCCCGCCTCGTCGACGGCGGCGTCGAGCTGCTCGTCGGACAGCGGGTGCTCGCTGGCGATGTCGACGCGGCCGCTGCCGAGGTCGACGTCGACCGCGGTCACTCCGGGCAGCGCCGAGACCTCCTCGCGGACCGCCTTGACGCAGTGCTCGCAGGTCATGCCCTGGACGGTGATGGTGGTGCTGGCGGCCATGCTCGGCCCCTTCCCTGACGGCGGTTGCATCGGTTTCCGAGGGCGGGTCAGGAGCGCATCAGACGGGCGATCGCCTCGGACGCCTCGCGCACCTTCTCGTCGGCCTCCTCGCCGCCGTTGGCGACGGCGTGCCCGACACAGTGCTTGAGGTGCTCGTCGAGCATCGACAGCGCGAACGAGCGCAGCGCCTTGTTGACGGCGGAGGTCTGGGTCAGGATGTCGATGCAGTAGGAGTCGCTCTCGACCATTCGCTGCAGTCCGCGCACCTGGCCCTCGATCCGGCTGAGCCGGTTGAGGTGGCTCTTCTTGTCGTCGTGGTAGCCGTAGGTGGCCATCTGGGTGCTCCCCTGGGTTTCCCGCTCTGCAGCCATGAATATACCCCCTTCGGGTATAACAGCGCCCTGT is a window from the Streptomonospora litoralis genome containing:
- a CDS encoding NAD(P)/FAD-dependent oxidoreductase, translated to MARPRIVVIGAGFAGLQALKRLERRIPKTAADIVLVAPNDYMLYSPLLPQVASGLLTPQSVAVSLHRSLHRTRIVPGSAIGVDTDAKAVLVRKISDEVTVERYDRLILAPGSFTRVFDIPGLTEHAFGNKNLAEATVLRDHVLAQLELANATSDPVEREERCRFVVVGGSYTGAETAASLRRLTEEAAKRYPSLRSAISWHVVDIAPRLLPELGSKLGDEALELLRSMGVEVKLEVTVKEVTEHKVALTDGRVLPCRTVIWTAGTSPSPLMGSLGAETDRGKLVVGADLAVPEHPDVFALGDAAAVPDLSKDESGAVCPPTAQYAERQGTVAAENAIASLTGRPKRTFLHKDLGLVVDLSGRDAVARPLGYDLSGLPAFAVTRGYHLWSLPSNPARARVAANWMIRAVTGGEVSRLGFHRGKPSTFVDLEAAHYLDPEDSRKESARLLDTAAAAQE
- a CDS encoding heavy-metal-associated domain-containing protein, whose amino-acid sequence is MAASTTITVQGMTCEHCVKAVREEVSALPGVTAVDVDLGSGRVDIASEHPLSDEQLDAAVDEAGYEIAR
- a CDS encoding metal-sensitive transcriptional regulator translates to MATYGYHDDKKSHLNRLSRIEGQVRGLQRMVESDSYCIDILTQTSAVNKALRSFALSMLDEHLKHCVGHAVANGGEEADEKVREASEAIARLMRS